The Bacteroidia bacterium genome has a segment encoding these proteins:
- a CDS encoding phosphate ABC transporter substrate-binding protein, giving the protein MKTLLVLAWICLLHHTAITQTIIKIAGSETMKDMLEELSKEYKKIKPNVDILVSGGHTERGLQQILAGEVDLCAISKAPSGNFIAELKAKYNTNGVKIAIAMECIGVFVHNQNRVNQLTAEQIAGIYSGEIKNWKELSGEDKPILAARLPDESGTCQFFKNRIMGGQDYDTSIIVKNNSAQITEWISKNPNGIAFGRLVDKKPTIKAISIKDYHQSSYVEPTLNNLKNNTYPLSRQLFLFSIKEPQGEVKEFIEWITQKETQKLVTKYGFYPVIEGIF; this is encoded by the coding sequence ATGAAAACGCTGCTTGTTCTGGCTTGGATATGTTTATTACATCATACTGCTATCACTCAAACTATAATAAAGATAGCAGGTTCGGAAACTATGAAAGACATGTTAGAAGAATTGAGCAAAGAGTACAAAAAAATTAAACCTAACGTTGACATTCTCGTTTCAGGTGGACATACAGAAAGGGGACTTCAACAAATTTTAGCAGGGGAAGTAGACTTATGTGCCATATCCAAAGCACCTTCGGGTAATTTTATCGCTGAACTTAAAGCGAAATACAATACCAATGGAGTAAAAATAGCCATAGCAATGGAGTGCATTGGTGTATTTGTACATAATCAAAATCGTGTTAACCAGCTTACTGCGGAGCAAATTGCAGGTATTTATTCAGGAGAAATTAAAAATTGGAAAGAGCTAAGTGGAGAAGACAAACCCATTTTAGCAGCACGCTTACCTGATGAATCAGGTACTTGTCAGTTTTTCAAAAACAGAATAATGGGAGGTCAAGATTATGATACTAGCATTATAGTAAAAAACAACTCCGCGCAGATAACAGAATGGATAAGTAAAAATCCAAATGGTATTGCTTTCGGTAGATTGGTGGATAAAAAGCCGACTATAAAAGCTATTTCTATCAAAGACTATCACCAATCCAGCTATGTAGAGCCTACCTTAAATAATCTTAAGAATAATACCTACCCCTTATCTCGCCAGTTATTTTTGTTTAGTATCAAAGAACCGCAAGGTGAAGTTAAAGAGTTTATAGAGTGGATAACCCAAAAAGAAACTCAAAAGTTAGTTACTAAATATGGTTTCTACCCTGTGATAGAAGGTATCTTTTAA
- a CDS encoding rRNA pseudouridine synthase: MNKFKGNRSAPDERKFDKDKLKQEIMQDMTKNIAQTSNKKNSTSKDKPVVVRKLKKVDKGHQNSKSNTVNSLSDKVEDNSFDPYSNFGNYDNIRKLAKKVLKQNSANFTDLKTQMQTLKRLQKLPQTEVRLNRYIAHCGICARREADQLIRQGKIKVNGVVVKELGKKINPQTDVVEYQGKPIQPKKFVYILMNKPKDCLCTLKDPKGRRTVIDIIGNATPDRVFPVGRLDRNTIGLLLLTNDGELAQRLMHPSYKIPKVYKVTLSEPLQKADIEAIRKGITLEDGLVEIDDIEYVPDTHKKQVVIQIHSGRNRVIRRLFEHLGYQIEKLDRIIYAGLTKRALPRGKFRFLTEEEIHALRKMVGLEK; the protein is encoded by the coding sequence ATGAACAAGTTCAAAGGTAACCGCTCTGCTCCTGATGAGAGAAAGTTTGACAAGGATAAACTGAAACAGGAAATTATGCAAGATATGACTAAAAACATAGCTCAAACAAGTAATAAAAAAAATTCTACTTCCAAAGACAAACCCGTTGTGGTTAGAAAACTAAAAAAAGTAGATAAAGGTCATCAAAACTCTAAGAGTAATACAGTCAATAGCTTATCCGATAAAGTTGAAGACAATTCTTTTGATCCTTATTCAAATTTTGGTAACTACGATAACATACGAAAATTAGCAAAAAAAGTGCTTAAACAAAATTCTGCCAATTTTACCGATCTCAAAACACAGATGCAAACTTTAAAGAGACTCCAAAAATTACCTCAAACCGAAGTACGGCTAAATCGTTACATTGCGCACTGTGGAATATGCGCTAGAAGAGAAGCCGATCAACTGATAAGACAAGGTAAAATTAAAGTTAATGGAGTAGTGGTTAAAGAATTAGGTAAAAAAATCAACCCGCAAACCGATGTAGTAGAATACCAAGGTAAGCCAATTCAACCTAAAAAATTTGTTTATATTTTGATGAACAAGCCGAAAGATTGTTTATGTACCTTAAAAGATCCCAAAGGCAGGCGTACAGTGATAGACATTATTGGGAATGCTACTCCTGACCGAGTTTTTCCTGTAGGGCGTTTAGATCGCAATACTATTGGGCTACTGCTGCTTACGAATGATGGGGAATTAGCACAGCGATTGATGCATCCATCTTACAAAATTCCAAAAGTATATAAGGTAACTTTGAGCGAACCTCTACAAAAAGCAGATATCGAAGCTATCAGAAAAGGGATTACTTTGGAAGATGGTTTAGTAGAAATAGATGATATTGAGTACGTTCCAGATACTCATAAAAAACAAGTGGTAATACAAATCCATTCAGGGCGCAACCGCGTAATACGTAGGCTATTTGAACATTTAGGCTATCAAATAGAGAAACTTGATCGCATAATCTACGCTGGTCTGACTAAAAGAGCCTTACCTCGGGGTAAATTTAGATTTTTGACAGAGGAGGAAATTCATGCATTGAGAAAAATGGTCGGTTTGGAAAAGTAG
- the ubiE gene encoding bifunctional demethylmenaquinone methyltransferase/2-methoxy-6-polyprenyl-1,4-benzoquinol methylase UbiE, which translates to MQVEVKVKPYSSEGSKKKQVTDMFNNIAPKYDFLNRFLSAGIDQKWRKRAIKELSKEKPKIILDVATGTADFAIAALDLNPEKVIGIDISEKMLAIGKKKIQQKKLQDKIELTLGDSESLPFADNSFDAVTVAFGVRNFEYLTQGLSDIYRVLKPNGTLLVLEFSNPRKFPVKQFYRFYAEHILPTIGWLFSKDRAAYTYLPQSIKVFPDGENFLDICKTIGYQQTKWIPLTMGICSIYIAKKPA; encoded by the coding sequence ATGCAAGTTGAGGTCAAGGTAAAACCATATTCGAGTGAAGGAAGTAAAAAGAAGCAAGTTACGGACATGTTCAATAACATTGCGCCGAAATACGATTTTCTCAATCGTTTTTTGAGCGCAGGAATTGACCAAAAATGGCGAAAAAGAGCGATTAAAGAGCTGTCAAAAGAAAAGCCCAAAATAATTTTAGATGTAGCCACAGGAACCGCAGACTTTGCTATTGCTGCCTTAGACCTCAATCCTGAAAAAGTTATAGGCATAGATATATCTGAAAAAATGCTTGCAATAGGTAAGAAAAAAATACAGCAAAAAAAATTACAAGACAAAATAGAACTTACACTTGGCGATTCAGAATCCTTACCTTTTGCAGACAATAGCTTTGATGCCGTAACAGTAGCTTTTGGAGTGAGAAATTTTGAATACCTGACACAGGGGCTATCTGATATCTATCGCGTACTTAAACCTAACGGAACTTTACTAGTTCTGGAATTTTCTAATCCACGCAAATTTCCTGTAAAGCAATTCTACCGCTTCTACGCCGAACATATTTTACCTACTATTGGCTGGCTGTTTTCAAAAGATAGAGCTGCTTATACTTATCTACCTCAATCTATTAAAGTTTTTCCTGACGGAGAAAATTTTTTAGATATTTGCAAAACCATTGGTTACCAACAAACTAAATGGATACCTTTAACAATGGGAATATGCTCAATTTATATCGCCAAAAAGCCTGCTTAG
- the hslV gene encoding ATP-dependent protease subunit HslV, with protein MKKIHSTTVIGLIHNNQVAIGADGQATMGNTIIKANVKKVRFLAQNSILVGFAGATADAFTLLDRFEDKLSQYKNNMKRAAIELAKEWRTDRFLRRLEAMIVTLNSQEALIISGTGDVLEPEHQICAIGSGAMYAYSAAMALKKHAPHLSAREIVREALHIAADICIYTNHNFEILTLDLNQKAG; from the coding sequence ATGAAAAAAATTCACAGTACTACGGTAATAGGGCTGATTCATAATAATCAGGTTGCAATTGGTGCAGATGGTCAAGCTACTATGGGAAATACTATCATAAAAGCGAATGTAAAGAAAGTGCGTTTTTTAGCTCAAAATAGTATTTTAGTTGGCTTTGCAGGTGCTACTGCTGATGCTTTTACTTTGTTAGATCGCTTTGAGGATAAACTTTCTCAATATAAAAATAACATGAAGCGCGCTGCCATTGAGCTGGCTAAAGAATGGCGAACAGACCGTTTTTTACGTCGATTAGAAGCAATGATAGTAACTTTAAACTCACAAGAAGCCTTAATTATATCAGGAACAGGAGATGTTTTAGAACCTGAACATCAAATTTGTGCGATTGGTTCAGGTGCTATGTATGCTTATAGCGCTGCTATGGCATTGAAAAAACATGCACCTCATCTTAGCGCCAGAGAAATAGTACGAGAAGCTTTACATATTGCTGCAGATATCTGCATATACACTAATCACAATTTTGAAATACTTACCCTCGATTTGAATCAAAAAGCTGGCTAA
- a CDS encoding PorT family protein, with the protein MDTFNNGNMLNLYRQKACLVALILWVSTVYGQTASTVALQEKNTDEKTYNGVLYKKPYDFKKGKIGFIFGLNVADYAVIRRADGIDTFNAIYVKAGPGIHFGLVCTYKLHNLLDIRALPSFALQQRTIRFEQRATRDTAFNRTSESAIFQLPLEIKFKSERNDDFRVYLIGGTLFSYDMSNRASDKVNRDKLIRTQPFDIAGVVGFGMDFYREKIKLSPEIKFAHGINNILIRETNNSFSNGLDSLRTQTLMLNLIIDW; encoded by the coding sequence ATGGATACCTTTAACAATGGGAATATGCTCAATTTATATCGCCAAAAAGCCTGCTTAGTAGCTTTGATTTTGTGGGTAAGTACGGTGTATGGTCAAACAGCAAGCACTGTTGCCCTACAAGAAAAAAATACAGATGAAAAAACTTACAATGGCGTTCTTTATAAAAAACCTTATGATTTCAAGAAGGGCAAAATAGGTTTTATTTTTGGGCTAAATGTAGCCGATTACGCTGTTATACGCAGAGCAGATGGAATTGATACTTTCAACGCTATTTATGTCAAAGCTGGGCCAGGTATACACTTTGGATTAGTTTGTACCTATAAATTACATAATTTATTAGATATACGCGCTTTGCCTTCTTTTGCCCTACAACAGCGTACTATTCGTTTTGAACAAAGGGCAACCAGAGACACCGCATTCAATAGAACCTCTGAATCGGCAATATTTCAGTTACCTTTGGAAATAAAGTTCAAATCTGAACGGAATGATGATTTTAGAGTGTATTTAATAGGTGGCACATTATTCAGCTATGACATGTCCAATAGAGCAAGCGATAAGGTAAACAGAGATAAACTTATTCGCACTCAACCTTTTGATATAGCAGGGGTAGTAGGCTTCGGGATGGACTTTTATCGCGAAAAAATAAAACTTTCACCTGAAATTAAATTTGCGCATGGCATAAATAACATACTTATACGAGAAACTAACAATTCTTTCAGTAATGGGCTGGATTCTCTTCGTACTCAAACTTTAATGCTTAACTTAATAATTGACTGGTAA
- the polA gene encoding DNA polymerase I encodes MNEQPRLFLLDGMALVYRAHFAFIQNPRKTSKGFDTSAIFGFCNSLLEVLQKEKPDYIGVAFDTHEPTFRHEQNAAYKAHRPDTPKEILDAIPYIHRILDAMGIPKLSVPGYEADDVIGTLAKKAAQQGIKTYMMTPDKDFCQLVEENIICYRPKRVGNEIEILDIQGVIDKFGVPPAQVPDVLGLWGDNVDNIKGIPGIGEKTAKKLIQEYGSVENLIQNADKLKGKLKENVIQYAQQGLESKQLATIRTDVPIELELDKLKASPFNQTELKAIFEELEFKTLSKRLFGEKENVQKDLFGNVVIPTSTKSKPKTQSISPSLFENTSSPLQKNTIHDTPHEYIIISDEQKLKELAYELSIQPAFCFDTETTSTYTHNCELVGVAFCFEKHKAYYVPCNAELPLKTIQKYLKPIFADETILKIGHNLKFDIQVLHWQGIPVKGHFFDTMLANYLIQPEMKHTMDMLSETYLNYVPISIDTLIGKGQKQISMAEVPIEKVAEYAAEDADVTWQLYLHLSPKLHEKEVYSLFNEVEMPLMPVLAQMEIAGVLIDVEFLKQYSQVLEKEMEQLEKEIQDYVGIPFNLNSPRQLGEMLFEVLKLDKGEKTKKSGQYATGEEILEKLALKLDIEAAEQGKSIVNIPRKVLEYRELAKLKSTYIDALPELVNPKTNRVHTSFNQAVAVTGRLSSNQPNLQNIPIRTEKGKEIRKAFIAPEGYVLLSADYSQIELRIMASMSEDESLIQAFLEGQDIHASTASKIFNVDIDKVTPDMRRKAKTVNFGIIYGISAHGLSERLGIPRKEAAQIIESYFTQYPKVKAFMDAMVNYAREHGYVQTLLGRKRYLPDILSATPAVRNFAERNAINTPIQGTAADMIKKAMINIAAALKSYQTKMLLQVHDELLFEVPEHEVDIVKPIIVREMKDALQLKVPVEVSVGIGKNWLEAH; translated from the coding sequence ATGAATGAACAGCCCCGTTTATTTTTATTAGATGGAATGGCGTTAGTGTACAGAGCGCACTTTGCTTTTATCCAAAATCCCCGTAAAACCTCAAAAGGCTTTGACACTTCGGCTATTTTCGGCTTTTGCAACTCTCTATTAGAAGTCCTACAAAAAGAAAAACCCGATTATATCGGCGTAGCTTTTGATACTCACGAACCTACTTTTAGACACGAACAAAATGCTGCTTACAAAGCACATCGCCCCGATACCCCAAAAGAAATTCTGGATGCTATCCCCTACATACACCGAATTCTTGACGCTATGGGCATACCTAAACTCTCTGTACCTGGCTATGAAGCTGACGACGTAATTGGCACATTAGCTAAAAAAGCCGCCCAACAAGGCATAAAAACTTATATGATGACCCCCGATAAAGATTTTTGTCAGTTAGTAGAAGAAAACATTATATGCTACCGCCCAAAACGAGTAGGTAATGAAATTGAAATTTTAGATATACAAGGCGTAATTGATAAATTTGGCGTACCTCCTGCCCAAGTCCCTGACGTGCTTGGACTATGGGGCGATAACGTAGATAATATCAAAGGTATCCCTGGCATCGGCGAAAAGACAGCAAAAAAACTTATCCAAGAGTATGGCTCTGTTGAAAATCTTATTCAAAACGCAGATAAACTCAAAGGTAAACTTAAAGAAAACGTCATTCAATATGCACAACAAGGTTTAGAATCTAAACAATTAGCCACCATTCGCACAGATGTACCTATTGAATTAGAATTAGACAAACTCAAAGCCTCCCCTTTCAATCAAACAGAACTCAAAGCTATTTTTGAAGAATTAGAGTTTAAGACTTTGTCTAAAAGGCTATTCGGCGAAAAGGAAAATGTTCAAAAGGATTTATTTGGAAATGTAGTAATTCCAACTTCCACAAAAAGCAAGCCCAAAACACAAAGTATTTCACCTTCTTTATTTGAAAATACAAGCTCTCCCTTGCAAAAAAATACAATTCATGATACGCCCCATGAATACATTATCATATCTGATGAACAAAAATTGAAAGAATTAGCTTACGAACTTTCTATTCAGCCTGCTTTTTGTTTTGATACCGAAACTACTTCTACCTACACACATAACTGTGAATTAGTCGGAGTAGCTTTCTGCTTTGAAAAACATAAAGCCTATTATGTTCCTTGTAATGCAGAACTGCCCTTAAAAACCATTCAAAAATATCTAAAACCCATTTTTGCCGATGAAACCATTCTCAAAATAGGGCACAACCTCAAATTTGATATTCAAGTTTTACATTGGCAGGGCATACCTGTAAAAGGACACTTTTTTGACACTATGTTGGCTAATTATCTCATTCAGCCTGAAATGAAGCACACTATGGACATGCTTTCAGAAACTTATCTCAACTATGTACCCATCTCTATTGATACTCTGATTGGAAAAGGACAAAAACAAATTTCTATGGCAGAAGTACCCATAGAAAAAGTAGCAGAGTATGCTGCCGAGGATGCAGACGTTACTTGGCAATTATATCTGCACTTATCACCTAAGCTGCATGAAAAAGAAGTTTATTCTCTGTTCAATGAAGTAGAAATGCCGCTTATGCCTGTTTTAGCCCAAATGGAGATAGCAGGTGTTTTGATAGATGTAGAATTTTTGAAGCAGTATTCACAAGTTTTAGAAAAAGAAATGGAGCAGTTAGAGAAAGAAATACAAGACTATGTAGGAATACCTTTTAATCTCAATTCGCCACGGCAGTTGGGGGAAATGCTTTTTGAAGTGCTTAAATTGGACAAAGGAGAAAAAACCAAAAAAAGCGGTCAGTATGCTACGGGAGAGGAGATTTTAGAAAAATTAGCCCTGAAATTGGATATAGAAGCCGCAGAGCAAGGAAAAAGCATAGTTAATATTCCCCGCAAAGTATTAGAGTACAGAGAGTTGGCTAAACTAAAATCCACATATATAGATGCTTTACCCGAATTAGTTAATCCGAAAACAAATCGTGTGCATACTTCTTTTAATCAAGCGGTTGCCGTTACAGGTAGGTTGAGTTCTAACCAACCAAATTTACAAAATATTCCTATTCGGACTGAAAAAGGTAAAGAAATTCGTAAAGCTTTTATTGCTCCTGAAGGTTACGTTTTACTTTCTGCGGATTATTCTCAAATAGAGTTGCGTATTATGGCATCTATGAGTGAAGATGAAAGTTTAATTCAAGCCTTTTTGGAAGGGCAAGACATTCATGCTTCTACGGCGTCCAAAATTTTTAATGTGGATATAGATAAAGTTACTCCTGACATGCGTAGAAAAGCTAAAACAGTCAATTTTGGAATTATTTACGGAATTTCAGCACATGGCTTATCGGAACGATTGGGGATCCCACGTAAAGAAGCTGCTCAAATTATTGAGAGTTATTTCACGCAGTACCCTAAGGTAAAAGCTTTTATGGATGCGATGGTCAATTATGCTCGTGAGCATGGATATGTACAAACTTTGTTAGGTAGAAAGCGGTATTTGCCTGATATTCTCTCTGCTACACCTGCAGTTAGAAATTTTGCGGAGCGAAATGCTATCAACACGCCTATTCAGGGTACAGCAGCAGATATGATAAAAAAAGCCATGATTAACATTGCTGCGGCGCTCAAATCCTATCAAACGAAGATGCTTTTGCAGGTTCATGACGAACTTTTGTTTGAAGTGCCTGAACATGAGGTAGATATTGTCAAGCCAATTATAGTTAGAGAAATGAAGGATGCTTTACAGTTAAAAGTGCCTGTAGAGGTAAGTGTAGGTATAGGAAAAAATTGGTTAGAAGCGCATTAG